A region of the Thermodesulfobacteriota bacterium genome:
AGGATCTTTTGTGGTGAAAAAGGGGTCAAATATCCTTCCCTTGTCCTCGGCTTTGATCCCGATTCCATTGTCGGTGATCGTGATCTTGACCAACTGGTCGCCCGGAGAGAATTTGGTAAAAAAAAGAGAAAACGGATCTGGGCTCCTTAGATGTGAAAAGTCAGCCTCCAGGGGATCGTCTTTTCTTCTTGGTGGATAGGGAAGATGGACCGGGCCTTCCATCTCCTTTCCTACAATTAGTTCCTCGGTCCCTATTTTTAAAACCCCTCCCTCCGGCATGGCGTCCACCGCATTCATAATAATATTGATCAAGACTTGGGAGAGCTGGGATTCATTCCCAGAAATTCTCGGGAGGTCAGGCTGAAGAGATAATTGGGTCTCGATATTTCTAAAACTTTTCTGATAGGAAAGCAACGAGAGGGTTTCTTCAATCACCCGATTCACATCGACCTCTTGGACCTCTAATTTGGAGGGGCGAGCGAAATTGAGGAGTTCTTTAACGATCCGGTTGATTCTTTCGATCTCCTTCTCGATCCGCTTGGTATAGTCTCTTATTTCTTCCTTAGTTGCATCCTCTCTGGCCAGGATGTTTGTGTAGCCCAAGATGGAGCCAAGAGGATTTCCAACCTCATGGGCCACCCCCGCGGCAAACCGGCCGATGGAGGCAAGTTTCTCGGTCCGCAGCAACTCCTCTTGGGTCTGCTTCAGCTTGGCATTGGCTAACTCCAGGGATTGAAGATGTATCTCAATCTTTTTCTGTTTCTCCCTCAATTGTTCGGTCATACGATTAAAGGATTGGACCAGCTGGCCGATCTCGTTATTAGAATTGGCTTCGATCGTCTGATCGAGATCTCCCT
Encoded here:
- a CDS encoding ATP-binding protein; protein product: MVVNISLLMLVAIFLIGFTTLRANEKHILQAKIRNCEIMVQDFQTILDLLLERREFEAFPSPAKKAIEDFIQVYGKGRPLLSVTLVDRDKRLIASHSVLKGGRSPEHPLLQSAMNTGTLLSKVEKEGGLFTRDYKKVVIASPLWFQGRVFGGVLMEVSTEDVMRQLIEYQRMFLLLIVLDSFVLVIFGSFLLSRVLVNPLKDLVRLTQRISQGDLDQTIEANSNNEIGQLVQSFNRMTEQLREKQKKIEIHLQSLELANAKLKQTQEELLRTEKLASIGRFAAGVAHEVGNPLGSILGYTNILAREDATKEEIRDYTKRIEKEIERINRIVKELLNFARPSKLEVQEVDVNRVIEETLSLLSYQKSFRNIETQLSLQPDLPRISGNESQLSQVLINIIMNAVDAMPEGGVLKIGTEELIVGKEMEGPVHLPYPPRRKDDPLEADFSHLRSPDPFSLFFTKFSPGDQLVKITITDNGIGIKAEDKGRIFDPFFTTKDPDKGTGLGLSISLRIVESFGGEIKVKSEAAKGTTFEIYFPVLKRG